One part of the Peromyscus leucopus breed LL Stock chromosome 19, UCI_PerLeu_2.1, whole genome shotgun sequence genome encodes these proteins:
- the LOC114686187 gene encoding LOW QUALITY PROTEIN: protocadherin beta-7-like (The sequence of the model RefSeq protein was modified relative to this genomic sequence to represent the inferred CDS: inserted 2 bases in 2 codons) has protein sequence MEARLERAVQKRQVLFLCVFLGASWAGAEQLQYFVAEETERGTPLANLAKDLGLGLGELSARGARIVSDRNTGFLLLSSLTGDLILNEKLDREELCGPTEPCVMTFQLLLENPFQIHRAALHVRDINDNSPVFLDKEIPLKISESTTPGRRFXLERAQDSDVGTNGLSNYTISPNAYFHIDVHGGGEGTVFPELVLDQTLDREETAEVTLTLTALDGGSPPRSGTALVRILVLDINDNSPEFVQSLYRVQLPENTPVGALVVAVSARDLDTGSYGQIAYAFFYATERILQTFQINSTTGHLYLKAELDYEAIQTYSITIQAKDSGGLSGKCTVVVEVLDVNDNPPELLMSSLTSPIAENSPETVVAVFRIRDRDSGNNGKTMCSIPHDLPFVLKPSVENFYTLVTEMPLDRESHSEYNITITVTDLGTPRLTTQHTITVQVSDVNDNAPAFTQTSYTLFVQENNSPALHIGTISATDSDSGSNAHITYSLLPTHDPQLALASLISINADSGQLFALRALDYEDLQTFEFQVGATDQGSPALSSQALVRVLVLDANDNAPFVLYPLQNASAPCTELLPRAAEPGYLVTKVVAVDRDSGQNAWLSFQLLKATDPGXFSVWAHNGEVRTSRLLSERDAPKHRLLLLVKDNGDPPRSASVTLHVLLVDGFSQPYLPLPEVARDPAQDEDVLTLYLVIALASVSSIFLLSVLLFVGVRLCRRARAASLGDCSVPEAHFPGHLVDVSGAGTLSQGYQYEVCLTGESGITSEFKFLKPIVPNFLTESMGREVE, from the exons ATGGAGGCCAGATTGGAACGAGCTGTGCAGAAAAGGCAAGtactgtttctttgtgtatttctgggtGCGTCCTGGGCTGGCGCCGAACAGCTTCAGTATTTTGTGGCGGAGGAAACGGAGAGAGGGACGCCCCTGGCCAATCTAGCTAAGGatttggggttggggttgggggaacTGTCAGCTCGAGGGGCTAGAATTGTTTCAGACCGGAACACGGGGTTTTTACTGCTCAGTTCGCTTACGGGGGACTTAATTCTAAATGAAAAGCTGGACCGAGAGGAACTGTGCGGCCCCACGGAGCCCTGTGTGATGACTTTCCAGTTGCTGTTGGAGAATCCATTTCAGATTCATCGGGCTGCGCTGCATGTCAGAGATATAAATGATAATTCCCCAGTATTTCTAGACAAGGAAATTCCCTTGAAAATATCAGAAAGCACAACTCCGGGGCGACGTT TCTTGGAGAGGGCGCAGGATTCCGATGTGGGGACGAACGGCCTGAGTAACTACACCATCAGTCCCAACGCGTATTTCCACATTGACGTGCATGGTGGAGGGGAGGGCACTGTCTTTCCCGAACTGGTACTGGATCAAACGCTGGACCGAGAAGAAACAGCAGAGGTCACTTTAACGCTCACAGCCTTAGATGGCGGATCTCCGCCCAGATCCGGGACAGCGCTGGTTCGAATCCTGGTGTTAGACATAAATGACAATTCGCCCGAGTTCGTGCAGTCCCTCTACAGAGTACAGCTACCTGAAAACACCCCGGTTGGCGCCTTGGTTGTTGCTGTGTCCGCCAGGGATTTAGACACGGGAAGTTACGGACAGATAGCTTACGCGTTTTTCTATGCCACTGAAAGAATTCTCCAAACGTTTCAAATCAATTCTACAACCGGCCATCTTTATCTTAAAGCTGAGCTCGACTACGAAGCAATTCAGACTTACTCGATAACTATACAGGCCAAAGATAGCGGGGGACTTTCTGGAAAGTGCACTGTGGTTGTGGAGGTACTGGATGTAAATGATAACCCACCTGAACTTCTCATGTCTTCGCTTACTAGCCCAATTGCTGAAAACTCACCAGAGACGGTCGTTGCTGTTTTTAGAATTAGAGACAGAGATTCAGGAAACAATGGGAAAACCATGTGCTCCATTCCACATGATCTCCCTTTTGTCCTGAAGCCATCTGTGGAAAATTTCTATACTTTAGTAACAGAGATGCCTTTAGATAGAGAATCGCACTCTGAGTACAACATCACCATCACAGTCACCGACCTGGGCACACCCAGGCTCACAACACAGCACACCATAACAGTGCAGGTCTCTGATGTCAATGACAACGCCCCCGCCTTCACACAAACCTCCTACACCCTGTTTGTCCAGGAGAACAACAGCCCTGCCCTGCACATAGGCACCATCAGTGCCACAGACTCAGACTCAGGCTCCAATGCCCACATCACCTACTCTCTGCTGCCCACCCACGACCCGCAGCTGGCCCTCGCCTCTCTAATCTCCATCAATGCTGACAGCGGGCAGCTGTTCGCGCTCAGGGCGCTGGACTACGAGGACCTGCAAACCTTCGAGTTCCAAGTGGGTGCCACAGACCAAGGCTCTCCTGCGCTCAGCAGCCAGGCGCTGGTGCGAGTGCTGGTGCTGGACGCCAACGACAATGCGCCTTTCGTGCTCTACCCGCTGCAGAACGCCTCTGCACCCTGCACAGAGCTGCTGCCCAgggcggcagagccaggctaCCTGGTCACCAAGGTGGTGGCAGTGGACCGCGACTCTGGACAGAACGCCTGGCTGTCATTCCAGCTGCTCAAGGCCACGGACCCTG TGTTCAGCGTGTGGGCACACAATGGCGAGGTGCGCACCTCCAGGCTGCTGAGTGAGCGCGATGCTCCCaagcacaggctgctgctgctggtcaagGACAATGGAGATCCTCCAAGGTCTGCCAGTGTCACTCTGCATGTGCTGCTGGTGGATGGCTTCTCTCagccctacctgcctctgccagaggTGGCGCGCGACCCCGCCCAAGATGAGGACGTGCTCACTCTGTACCTGGTCATTGCCTTGGCTTCTGTGTCTTCcatcttcctgttgtctgtgctgCTGTTTGTGGGGGTGAGGCTGTGCAGGAGGGCCAGGGCGGCCTCTCTGGGTGACTGCTCTGTGCCTGAGGCTCACTTTCCTGGCCACCTGGTGGATGTCAGCGGCGCCGGAACCCTGTCCCAGGGCTACCAGTATGAGGTGTGCCTGACTGGAGAGTCAGGGATAACCAGCGAATTTAAGTTCCTAAAACCAATTGTTCCCAACTTTCTAACCGAAAGCATGGGGAGAGAAGTAGAATAA
- the LOC114686172 gene encoding protocadherin beta-13-like: MEASRKLPCRQRQVTFFFFLLGLSLASAGELRRYSVVEEREGRSFVTNLVNDLGLRELEFSRRGVKVVSKGNKLHLQLDQETGDLLLTEKVDREELCEHTEPCLLRFQVLLDNPLDIFQAELEVTDINDHSPAFLDKEIMLKISESSLPGTTFPLKNAQDMDVGQNGIDNYLVSSNSYFHVLTRKRSDGKKYPELVLDRALDREEEAELRLILTAQDGGSPPRSGTTEVHIEVLDINDNAPQFEQLFYRVQIPEDSPIGFLITTVSATDKDIGVNGEISYSLFQASDDISKTFSIHPLTGEVRLKEQLDFEKTQSYEVNIEARDAGTFSGKCTILTQVMDVNDHAPEIILSAFTNPIPENLPETMVAVFSVSDLDSGENGKTSCSIQDELPFFLKTTGENFYTLLTQKPLDRETIAEYNITITVTDMGTPRLTTQHTITVQVSDVNDNAPAFTQTSYTLFVQENNSPAMHIGTISATDSDSGSNAHITYSLLPIHDPQLALNSLISINAENGQLFALRALDYEALQTFEFHVGATDQGSPALSSQALVRVLVLDANDNAPFVLYPLQNASAPCTELLPRAAEPGYLVTKVVAVDRDSGQNAWLSFQLLKATEPGLFSVWAHNGEVRTSRLLSERDAPKHRLLLLVKDNGDPPRSASVTLHVLLVDGFSQPYLPLPEVARDPAQDEDLLTLYLVIALASVSSLFLLSVLLFVGVRLCRRARAASLGGCSVPEGHFPGHLVDVSGAGTLSQSYQYEVCLTGDSGTGEFKFLKPILPNFQDHPLGPEMGGNSNCSNDLGFGIQLK, translated from the coding sequence ATGGAGGCCAGCAGGAAGCTCCCTTGCAGACAAAGGCaagtcacttttttctttttcctattagGATTGTCTCTGGCAAGTGCCGGGGAACTGAGGCGCTATTCTGtggtggaggaaagggagggtAGGTCCTTTGTAACCAATTTAGTAAATGACCTAGGTCTCAGGGAGCTTGAGTTCTCCAGACGAGGGGTTAAGGTCGTTTCGAAAGGGAACAAACTACATTTGCAGCTGGATCAGGAGACGGGGGATTTGCTACTAACTGAGAAAGTGGACCGGGAGGAACTGTGTGAGCACACAGAGCCATGCCTGCTGCGTTTCCAAGTGCTGCTTGACAATCCCTTAGATATTTTTCAAGCTGAGCTGGAAGTTACAGACATAAACGACCATTCTCCAGCATTCTTGGACAAAGAAATCATGCTAAAGATATCAGAAAGCAGTCTTCCTGGGACTACATTTCCTCTGAAGAATGCTCAGGACATGGATGTGGGTCAAAATGGCATTGATAACTACCTTGTCAGTTCCAATTCCTATTTCCACGTGCTTACTCGAAAACGCAGCGATGGCAAGAAATATCCTGAGCTGGTTCTAGACAGAGCATtggacagagaggaggaagctgagcTCAGGCTAATCCTCACAGCGCAGGATGGTGGCTCTCCACCTAGGTCTGGCACCACTGAGGTCCATATTGAAGTCCTGGACATCAATGACAATGCCCCCCAATTTGAGCAGCTTTTTTATAGGGTACAGATCCCTGAGGATAGTCCAATAGGCTTTCTGATCACCACTGTCTCGGCTACAGATAAGGACATAGGAGTCAATGGAGAGATCTCCTATTCACTTTTCCAGGCTTCAGATGATATTAGCAAAACCTTTTCGATCCATCCCTTGACAGGGGAAGTGCGATTGAAAGAACAACTTGATTTTGAAAAGACTCAGTCCTATGAAGTCAATATTGAGGCTAGAGATGCTGGAACCTTTTCTGGAAAATGCACAATTCTGACCCAAGTCATGGATGTGAATGACCACGCTCCAGAGATTATCCTGTCTGCGTTTACCAATCCCATCCCGGAGAATTTGCCAGAAACTATGGTGGCAGTTTTTAGCGTTTCTGATCTAGATTCAGGAGAAAACGGAAAAACAAGCTGTTCCATTCAGGATGAACTACCCTTCTTCCTAAAGACTACTGGGGAAAACTTTTACACGCTATTAACACAAAAACCACTGGATAGAGAGACTATAGCCGAGTACAACATCACCATCACAGTCACTGACATGGGCACACCCAGGCTCACAACCCAGCACACCATAACAGTGCAGGTCTCTGATGTCAACGACAACGCCCCCGCCTTCACACAAACCTCCTACACCCTGTTTGTCCAGGAGAACAACAGTCCCGCCATGCACATAGGCACCATCAGTGCCACGGACTCAGATTCAGGCTCCAATGCCCACATCACCTACTCGCTCCTGCCCATCCACGACCCGCAGCTTGCCCTCAACTCGCTCATCTCCATCAATGCCGAAAATGGGCAGCTGTTCGCTCTCAGGGCGCTGGATTACGAGGCCCTGCAAACCTTCGAGTTCCACGTGGGCGCCACAGACCAAGGCTCTCCTGCGCTCAGCAGCCAGGCGCTGGTGCGAGTGCTGGTGCTGGACGCCAACGACAATGCGCCCTTCGTGCTCTACCCGCTGCAGAACGCCTCTGCGCCCTGCACAGAGCTGCTGCCCAGGGCGGCAGAGCCTGGATACCTGGTCACCAAGGTGGTGGCAGTGGACCGCGACTCGGGACAGAAtgcctggctgtccttccagctgCTCAAGGCCACGGAGCCCGGGCTGTTCAGCGTGTGGGCACACAATGGCGAGGTGCGCACCTCCAGGCTGCTGAGTGAGCGCGATGCTCCCaagcacaggctgctgctgctggtcaagGACAATGGAGATCCTCCAAGGTCTGCCAGTGTCACTCTGCATGTGCTGCTAGTGGATGGCTTCTCTCagccctacctgcctctgccagaggTAGCGCGCGACCCCGCCCAGGATGAGGACTTGCTCACTCTGTACCTGGTCATTGCTTTggcttctgtgtcttctctcttcctgttgtctgtgctgCTGTTTGTGGGGGTTAGACTGTGCAGGAGGGCCAGGGCGGCCTCTCTGGGTGGCTGCTCTGTGCCTGAGGGACACTTTCCTGGCCACCTGGTGGATGTCAGCGGGGCAGGGACCCTGTCCCAGAGCTACCAGTATGAGGTGTGCCTGACTGGAGACTCTGGGACAGGTGAGTTCAAATTCCTGAAACCAATTTTACCTAATTTCCAAGACCATCCTCTTGGACCAGAAATGGGAGGAAATTCCAACTGTAGTAACGACTTGGGTTTCGGCATTCAGTTAAAAtaa